In one Polaribacter sp. ALD11 genomic region, the following are encoded:
- a CDS encoding NAD(P)/FAD-dependent oxidoreductase: MEHIVIIGNGISGVTTARHIRKNSDKKITIVSAETKYFFSRTALMYVYMGHMKFEHTQPYENWFWEKNRINLKQGFVGAVDTDKKRLDFTNGETLTYDKLIIATGSKPNKFGWSGQDLDGVMGMYHKQDLDKLEKYAPDNKVCNRAVIVGGGLIGIELAEMLRSRKIPVTFLVREDSFWNGVLPAQESAMINEHIKEHHIDLRLSTNLKEIRSDEDGRVKSIIIEETGEEIFCNVVGLTAGVTPNVDFLKESEIELGRGVKVNRFLETNIKGIYAIGDCAEQHEAIGQRRNIEAVWYTGRMMGETLAQTICDNKTAYKPGHWFNSAKFLDIEYQTYGWVFSEKSKQENEGYFQWQHPKEQKCITISFDKNTHLFLGINTFGIRMRHEIFDKWLTEKKTIAHVVEYLADANFDPEFYKLHEPEIVAKFNQENNTNIQPKKKSWKRIFSKAL, encoded by the coding sequence ATGGAACATATTGTAATTATTGGTAATGGGATCTCTGGAGTTACTACTGCCAGACATATTAGAAAAAATTCTGATAAGAAAATAACCATTGTCTCTGCAGAAACAAAATATTTTTTTTCTAGAACCGCCCTAATGTATGTATATATGGGGCACATGAAATTTGAACACACTCAACCTTATGAAAATTGGTTTTGGGAGAAAAACAGGATCAATTTAAAACAGGGTTTTGTTGGAGCTGTTGATACTGATAAAAAAAGGCTAGATTTTACAAACGGAGAAACGTTAACCTATGATAAATTAATTATTGCAACGGGTTCTAAACCTAATAAATTTGGTTGGTCTGGGCAAGATTTAGACGGAGTTATGGGCATGTACCATAAACAAGATTTAGACAAACTAGAAAAATATGCACCAGACAATAAGGTTTGTAATAGAGCAGTTATTGTTGGAGGTGGTTTAATAGGAATTGAATTGGCAGAAATGTTAAGAAGTAGAAAAATTCCTGTTACTTTTTTAGTGAGAGAAGATAGTTTTTGGAACGGCGTTTTACCCGCACAAGAATCTGCAATGATAAATGAACACATTAAAGAACACCACATAGATTTACGATTAAGTACCAACTTAAAAGAAATAAGATCTGATGAAGACGGACGTGTAAAATCTATTATTATTGAAGAAACTGGCGAAGAAATATTCTGCAATGTAGTTGGTTTAACTGCTGGTGTTACACCTAATGTAGATTTTCTGAAAGAATCTGAAATTGAATTAGGCCGAGGTGTAAAAGTCAACCGTTTTTTAGAAACTAACATAAAAGGAATCTACGCAATTGGTGATTGTGCAGAACAACATGAAGCGATTGGACAACGCAGAAATATTGAAGCTGTTTGGTACACAGGTAGAATGATGGGGGAAACCTTAGCGCAAACTATTTGTGACAATAAAACAGCATACAAACCTGGACATTGGTTTAATTCTGCAAAGTTTTTAGATATTGAATACCAAACCTATGGTTGGGTTTTTAGCGAAAAAAGCAAGCAAGAAAACGAAGGTTATTTTCAATGGCAACACCCTAAAGAACAAAAATGTATTACCATTTCTTTTGACAAAAATACACATCTGTTTTTAGGTATAAATACTTTCGGAATTCGAATGCGTCATGAAATTTTTGATAAATGGTTAACCGAAAAAAAAACCATAGCACATGTAGTAGAGTATTTAGCAGATGCTAATTTCGACCCTGAGTTTTACAAATTACACGAACCCGAAATTGTAGCAAAATTCAATCAAGAAAATAACACAAATATTCAACCCAAAAAGAAAAGCTGGAAACGGATTTTCAGCAAAGCGCTATAA
- a CDS encoding glycoside hydrolase TIM-barrel-like domain-containing protein: MKTKKLLFLLLILLNFSCKSQAKKINGVSFVASRDSISNQHINPVLKAQSNYVALMPFGFIKELASPKIIHNTNRQWFGETKNGLLQYAKRFQKEKLSIMVKPHIWVWRGEFTGNIKMDSEEKWNTLENSYREFILTYAKAAENLNADILCIGTELEQFVVNRPAYWQKLIQEIRKVYKGKLTYAANWDEFKRVSFWKDLDFIGIDAYFPLSDKKSPTTAEYELGWKLHKEEVLRVQQQFNKPVLFTEFGYRSVDFNGKEPWDSSNVEGAVNLEAQANALQAIYNQFWKEEWFAGGFIWKWFHSHDKVGGEKNNRFTPQNKPAEELIRKLYGL; the protein is encoded by the coding sequence ATGAAAACAAAAAAACTTCTTTTTTTACTACTAATTCTTTTAAACTTTTCATGTAAAAGTCAGGCGAAAAAAATTAATGGAGTAAGCTTTGTTGCTTCTAGAGACTCTATAAGCAACCAACATATTAATCCTGTATTAAAGGCGCAAAGTAACTATGTTGCATTGATGCCTTTTGGTTTTATAAAAGAATTAGCATCACCTAAAATAATTCATAATACCAATAGACAATGGTTTGGTGAAACCAAAAATGGTTTGTTGCAATACGCAAAACGCTTTCAGAAAGAGAAGCTAAGTATTATGGTAAAACCACATATTTGGGTTTGGCGAGGCGAGTTCACAGGGAATATAAAAATGGATTCTGAAGAAAAATGGAATACCTTAGAAAATTCTTACAGAGAATTTATTTTAACCTATGCAAAAGCTGCAGAAAATTTGAATGCAGACATATTATGTATTGGTACAGAATTAGAGCAATTTGTTGTTAATAGACCTGCTTATTGGCAAAAATTGATTCAAGAAATAAGAAAAGTTTATAAAGGAAAGTTAACTTATGCAGCAAATTGGGACGAGTTTAAGCGCGTTTCTTTTTGGAAAGATTTAGATTTTATTGGTATTGATGCTTATTTTCCTTTGAGTGATAAAAAATCACCAACCACAGCAGAATATGAATTGGGTTGGAAATTACATAAAGAAGAAGTCTTAAGGGTTCAGCAGCAATTTAATAAGCCTGTTTTATTTACAGAGTTTGGGTATCGAAGTGTAGATTTTAATGGAAAAGAACCTTGGGACTCTAGTAATGTAGAAGGAGCAGTAAATTTAGAAGCACAAGCAAATGCTTTGCAAGCAATATATAACCAGTTTTGGAAAGAAGAATGGTTTGCCGGTGGTTTTATTTGGAAATGGTTTCATAGTCACGATAAGGTTGGTGGCGAAAAAAACAATAGATTTACACCACAGAATAAACCTGCAGAAGAATTAATTAGAAAGTTATATGGCCTTTAA